The following proteins are co-located in the Sulfurovum sp. TSL6 genome:
- a CDS encoding efflux RND transporter permease subunit, whose product MKNLESFIYDILDDKSKKKLVIILTAAAFFLALLMFPTKLVLAKMLPGKSDNTFSVYIDTPTGSSIEQTKAVSDCVIDFLKQEDEVMNIELFLGQGIPLDYAGLVKGASMKRTENVSEIAVNLTDKHHREEPSFLMVKRLRPKIQAECTSLTRGTNIKFVEQPSGPPTLASVVVEVHGDDMEKIRDLAVDVADVLSQTEGLVDIDLMADEKYERYELIPDKEKVVRSGLGVGQVNNIIYLAFEGKVIAHKNSQNSPDQIPIFLVLDNSSKKLSVSNEDALQSKLSSLNLMNKKGMMVPLSEVVTIRKVKSNPMIMHKDLSRMVNVIAETDMVSQVYPLLEARSMMLEKFEKDYRITKAGLSTYMFDFTLEDKQTHEKFLIRWDGEMKVTLDTFRDLGAAFIAALILIFLLLVIYYKSFAISGIVLLGSFLSLIGVIIGHWVANWFTSETFFLTATSLIGFIALIGISSRNSLLLIDFAKSLMEIEGIKKRRAIAIAAATRAKPIALTAVAIILGSALLAGDPVFGGLGVALISGTVAAVFVSLLFIPVLMDNAKAMDFEPIDHSKAHRNIAITK is encoded by the coding sequence ATGAAAAATCTTGAAAGTTTTATTTATGATATTCTTGATGACAAGTCAAAGAAAAAACTGGTGATCATTTTAACAGCTGCAGCATTTTTCTTAGCACTTTTAATGTTCCCGACCAAATTGGTCCTGGCAAAAATGTTGCCGGGAAAAAGTGATAATACATTTTCTGTTTATATTGATACACCTACGGGTTCATCGATAGAGCAGACAAAAGCTGTGAGTGACTGTGTGATCGATTTTCTAAAACAAGAAGATGAAGTGATGAATATAGAGCTTTTCTTGGGACAAGGTATTCCACTGGATTATGCAGGTCTAGTCAAAGGCGCGAGTATGAAACGTACTGAAAATGTTTCAGAAATAGCTGTGAACCTTACAGATAAGCATCATCGTGAAGAACCCTCATTTCTTATGGTGAAACGTTTAAGACCTAAGATTCAGGCTGAATGTACCTCTTTAACAAGAGGTACGAACATTAAATTTGTAGAGCAGCCATCCGGACCTCCCACATTGGCATCTGTTGTTGTTGAAGTACATGGTGATGATATGGAAAAAATAAGAGATCTCGCTGTAGATGTAGCAGATGTTCTCTCCCAAACAGAAGGGTTGGTTGATATTGATCTTATGGCAGATGAAAAATATGAAAGATATGAACTTATACCTGACAAAGAAAAAGTTGTTAGAAGCGGTCTAGGTGTCGGTCAAGTAAACAATATCATCTATCTTGCTTTTGAAGGTAAGGTCATAGCGCATAAGAATTCTCAAAATTCACCGGACCAGATACCTATATTTTTGGTATTGGATAATAGCAGTAAGAAGTTATCTGTATCCAATGAAGATGCATTGCAAAGCAAACTTTCTTCATTGAATTTAATGAATAAGAAGGGGATGATGGTCCCATTAAGTGAAGTGGTTACGATTCGCAAAGTGAAGTCAAACCCTATGATCATGCATAAAGATCTTTCTCGTATGGTGAATGTGATCGCTGAAACCGATATGGTTTCACAGGTCTATCCTCTTTTGGAGGCACGCAGTATGATGCTTGAAAAATTTGAAAAAGATTATAGGATTACAAAAGCAGGATTATCAACCTATATGTTTGATTTTACTTTAGAAGACAAACAAACCCATGAAAAATTTCTCATACGTTGGGATGGTGAAATGAAAGTGACACTTGATACTTTTAGAGACCTGGGTGCTGCATTTATCGCTGCATTGATACTGATCTTCTTGTTATTGGTCATTTATTATAAGAGTTTTGCAATCAGCGGTATTGTACTACTAGGTTCATTCCTTTCCCTTATAGGGGTTATTATAGGACACTGGGTAGCAAACTGGTTTACTTCTGAGACTTTCTTCCTGACTGCTACTTCTCTTATTGGTTTTATCGCATTGATAGGGATAAGTTCACGAAATTCATTGCTTCTTATAGATTTTGCGAAGTCTTTAATGGAGATTGAAGGTATCAAAAAACGTAGAGCTATTGCCATTGCAGCAGCAACCAGAGCAAAACCTATTGCTTTGACTGCCGTTGCCATTATTTTAGGTTCTGCATTGCTTGCAGGGGATCCGGTGTTTGGTGGGCTTGGTGTTGCGCTTATTTCGGGTACCGTTGCGGCAGTATTTGTTTCACTTCTTTTTATTCCGGTACTGATGGATAATGCAAAAGCGATGGATTTTGAACCCATTGATCATTCAAAAGCACATCGCAACATTGCTATCACTAAGTAA
- the efp gene encoding elongation factor P, translating to MATIGMGDIKKGTRLEITGNPYKVTDFQHVKPGKGAAFVRMKIKNLATGKTIEKTVHAGDKFDVPELEQKTMQYLYDDGEMLQFMDTTTFEQIGLTHEQVGKDTFDFMIDGMEAEVLFHGGKAISVEIPQTVVLKIVDTPPNFKGDSQGGKKPATLESGAVVQVPFHVLEGEMIKVDTVEGKYLEKAK from the coding sequence ATGGCTACAATTGGAATGGGTGATATCAAAAAAGGTACAAGACTCGAAATTACAGGAAACCCGTATAAAGTTACAGATTTTCAGCATGTTAAACCAGGTAAAGGTGCAGCATTTGTACGTATGAAGATCAAAAATCTTGCTACAGGTAAAACGATCGAAAAGACAGTACATGCAGGTGATAAATTTGATGTACCGGAACTTGAACAAAAAACGATGCAATATCTTTATGATGATGGTGAAATGCTTCAATTCATGGATACAACAACATTTGAACAGATCGGGCTTACGCATGAGCAGGTAGGTAAAGATACGTTTGATTTTATGATAGATGGTATGGAGGCTGAAGTTCTGTTTCACGGAGGTAAAGCTATTTCCGTTGAAATACCACAAACTGTGGTACTTAAAATCGTAGATACACCACCTAACTTCAAAGGTGACTCACAAGGTGGAAAAAAACCGGCTACACTTGAAAGTGGTGCTGTGGTACAAGTACCTTTCCATGTTCTTGAAGGTGAAATGATCAAAGTGGATACTGTTGAGGGTAAATATTTGGAGAAAGCCAAATAA